The DNA window CGACCGCCCAGGTGACCCCGGCACAGATGAAGCTGGCCGATGACGCCAGCATCCGAATGCGTGACCTGTGGCGACATGCGGACCTGCCACAGACACGGGGAGCGCTGCGCTTCGCACTGGCTCCACACCAGGCCATGCTGCTCAAGGTCAGGGGCACGCCGGTCGAGCTGCATGGCGCCCTGCTGAGTGAAATGACCGGACGCATCCATGTCGCCGCCGACGGTCTGCCCAGCTACAGCACGGCGCTGGACCAGGCCTCCGGGACGCCGCGCGCCGATGCCACACCGGAAGGCCTGCCGCTGCAGGTGGCCGGCGAGAAGTATGCCTACGGGATCGGCACCCATGCGGACTCACGCCTGGAGGTGGCCACCCGCGGCGAGTTCGCCCGCTTCGCCGCCACGGTCGGGCTGCAGGACAACGCGGGGCAGACCGACGCAAGCGTGGTGTTCCGGGTCTACGGAGATGGGAAGCTGCTCCATGCCACCGCGCCGCTGACCGCCGGAAAGTCCGCGGATCTGGACATCGACACCACCGGCGTGTCCGTACTGGAACTGGTTGCCGCAAGCCAGAACGCGCCTGCCGGGTCCCTGCCCCCCGTCGTGGCCTGGGCGGACGCCCGCCTGCGGCAATTGGACAAGCGTATAAAAGTCAAATAAGTTGACTATCAAGTTATTTGACTTGGTGGTGCCGCGTGGATGCCCCCTGGTATGACGACGTCAGCCTCCCCGCGCTGCTGCGGCACGCCCGGCAGACCTATGCTTCCGCCATGCGCGCGGCGCTGGTCGATTCAGGCCATCACGACATTCCCAAGAACGGGCTCTATCTGATCGGCGGCCTTGCCCTGGAGACAGGCCGCGCGCCGCTGGCCCGCCTGATCCAGGGCCTGCGCGTCTCCAAGCAGGCCGCCGGGCAGCTGGTCGATGCGCTGGTGGCCGCAGGCTACCTGGAACGCAGCCCGGATCCGGTCGACCGTCGCCGCCTCACCGTCTCCCTCACGGCCCGGGGCCATGCGGCCGCGCAGGTCCAGGGCGCCGCGCGGGCGCGGATCGACGCCGCGCTCCTGGCGCGCGTGGGCGCGCAGGATCTGGCCGCGCTGCGGCGTTCACTGGGCGCGCTGATCGAACTGGACATGGCACCACAGGACGCCACCCGATGACGCTGGACACCGTCGAGATCAAGGCCTTCGTCCCCGCGCGGGACTTCGCGCTGAGCAAGCGCTTCTACGAGGATCTGGGGTTCACCCTGGCCTTCTCCGATGAAGACCTGGCCTATCTGCATGCGGGGAACTGCAGCTTCCTGCTGCAGCGCTTCCACGCGCAGGGCCATGCCGCGAACTTCATGATGCACCTGCTGGTCGCCGACGCGGACGCGTGGTGGGAGCGCGCGCGGCGAGTGGCCGACGCCTACGGTGTGCGCGCAGAGCCGCCGCAAGATCGGCCCTGGCGTATCCGTGACTTCGTCCTGACCGACCCCAGCGGCGTGCTGTGGCGCATCGGCCACAACCTGCCCACCGCCCCACAGGCGCAGTCGGTTGTGGATGCGCCGACGACGGTCGGTGCCATCGCACAGCTACGCACCACCGATCTGGAGGGCTCCATCGCCTTCTACACCCACACGCTGGGCATGGCGCTGCGCTTTCGGCATGGCGACTTCTACGCCGGCATCGAGGCCGGCGGCCAGCTGTTCCACCTCAAACGCGTCGATACGCCGGACCCTTCGATCGCCCAGGTCCGCGCCGGGACCCACTTTCATCTGTACTTTCCCACTGCCGATGCGTCGGGTCTGGCCGAGCTGCTGCAGGCACGCGGCGTCGCGCTGCGCGTTCCGGTCCATGAAACCGACTGGGGAACCCGCGAATTCGTCATCGAAGACGATCAAGGCCACACGCTCTACTTCGGCCAGGCGCTGCCGGCGCGCTGAGGTGACACGTCGGCGGCTCAGGGCCGCCAGTTGGCGTTGCTGTCCCAGAACGCGACCGCGCGCCGATAGGCCTCCCGGTCCAGCGGCACGCCGGAGCCGCCTTCCTCCACGCCCAACGCGTTGCGCAGCATGGTGATCGGGGCCATCGGGATCTCGGCCGGCTCGGCCGTATACAGGCAGCCGACCA is part of the Pseudoxanthomonas sp. JBR18 genome and encodes:
- a CDS encoding VOC family protein, yielding MTLDTVEIKAFVPARDFALSKRFYEDLGFTLAFSDEDLAYLHAGNCSFLLQRFHAQGHAANFMMHLLVADADAWWERARRVADAYGVRAEPPQDRPWRIRDFVLTDPSGVLWRIGHNLPTAPQAQSVVDAPTTVGAIAQLRTTDLEGSIAFYTHTLGMALRFRHGDFYAGIEAGGQLFHLKRVDTPDPSIAQVRAGTHFHLYFPTADASGLAELLQARGVALRVPVHETDWGTREFVIEDDQGHTLYFGQALPAR
- a CDS encoding MarR family transcriptional regulator, with translation MDAPWYDDVSLPALLRHARQTYASAMRAALVDSGHHDIPKNGLYLIGGLALETGRAPLARLIQGLRVSKQAAGQLVDALVAAGYLERSPDPVDRRRLTVSLTARGHAAAQVQGAARARIDAALLARVGAQDLAALRRSLGALIELDMAPQDATR